In Phacochoerus africanus isolate WHEZ1 chromosome 2, ROS_Pafr_v1, whole genome shotgun sequence, one DNA window encodes the following:
- the MAP1A gene encoding microtubule-associated protein 1A has translation MDGVAEFSEYVSETVDVPSPFDLLEPPTSGGFLKLSKPCCYIFPGGRGDSALFAVNGFNILVDGGSDRKSCFWKLVRHLDRIDSVLLTHIGADNLPGINGLLQRKVAELEEEQSQGSSSYSDWVKNLISPELGVVFFNVPDKLRLPDASRKAKRSIEEACLTLQHLNRLGIQAEPLYRVVSNTIEPLTLFHKMGVGRLDMYVLNPVKDSKEMQFLMQKWAGNSKAKTGIVLANGKEAEISVPYLTSITALVVWLPANPTEKIVRVLFPGNAPQNKILEGLEKLRHLDFLRYPVATQKDLATGAVPANLKPSKIKQRADSKESLKATTKTAVSKLAKREEVAEEGAKEAHSELAKELAKTEKKAKEASEKPPEKPAKPERVKTESSEALKAEKRKLIKDKVGKKHLKEKISKLEEKKDKEKKEIKKERKELKKDEGRKEEKKDAKKEEKRKDTKPEVKKVSKPDLKPFTPEVRKTLYKAKAPARVKADKSRAARGEKELSSEPRMTPPAQKGAAPLPTVSGHRELALSSPEDLTQDFEELKREERGLLAEQRDTGLGEKPLPPDAAEEGPPSTVAQETPPSVPGLESEEPVMKEKEVVPDIPEEPGSKDRGPDSGAETEEEKDTWEEKKPKEGEGPLERTEAREESEPEVKEDVIEKAELEEMEELHPSDEEEEEETKAEGFYQKHMQEALKVTPRGREALGGRELGLQGKAPEKEASSFLSSLATPAGVTEHVSYIQDETIPGYSETEQTISDEEIHDEPEERPAPPRFPTGTYDLPGPEGPGTFEASQPADGAVLATSGKSYGAPETELTYPPNMVAAPLAEEEHVSSATSITECDKLSSFATSVAEDQSVASLTAPQTEETGKSSLLLDTVTSIPSSRTEATQGLDYVPSAGTISPTSSLEEDKGFKSPPCEDFSVTGESEKRGETVGRGLPGERAVEEEEEEAANVQMSEKLHDQYGAPVFAAPGHTLHPGEPALGEMEERCLSPDDSTVKMASPPASGPPSATHTPFHQSPVEEKSEPQDFQEADSWGDTKRTPGVGKEDAAEETVKPGPEEGTFEEEGTVSPPRSPQAQEEPLSIAGGQVGCTIQLLPEQDKAIVFETLEAGEPTGPILETEAVPRDLGTSVQEPSEPQKDEVLQFPDRGLSPGEAESLSVLSVVSPDTANQEAIPRSPCGLTEQHLHKDLWPQVSPEDTRSLSFSEESPSKETSLDISSKQLSPESLGTLQFGELSLGKEEKGPLMQAEDTSHHPAPVSIPEPCATTVSPPTDGTSGYSAQADITDESPDGKFPASSFSHSALLGDGKHLPGVITSPDEHILTPDSSLTKSPESLPSPSMEDIAMEWEGKVPELKDRTPEQKEKGPEPTDEVLQQKDKTLEHKDIVTEQKDTAIDQKDEVLEERDKAVEQQDKSLEQKGRALEQRDTAKEQKEKAPEAKDKDLEPKDRDLELTDRDLEPKDKALEQEDKVPEEKDETLEQKVGDSEHKDKVPEDKVPELMGKALEQTDKAPEQHKAPEPKDKALEKKDQALEQKYWVLEQKGEALEQNINADEQKGKTVEEKGKAQEQESPVQEDKTMTPKEMILEKKSPEKVKAVEQKEEALLEKTKALGLEESPRREQEEKYWKEQDVVQEWRKTSPTRGEPVGEQKEPAQTWEDTSPEQEDRYWRDREDVVLEQDTYWGELSCERKIWFPHVLGGPGARPRYAEERESTFLDEGPDDEPEVPPLERTPQSPWASDFKGFKEPSPQKGLEVERWLAESPVGLPPEEEDKLTRSPFEIISPPASPPEMVGQRVPPAQGQVSPIPEPKPMPPMRTESTTPSWLADIPPWVPKDRPLPPAPLSPAPAPPTPAPEPHTPVPFSWGTAEYDSGVTAVQESTAELEGGPYSPLGKDYRKAEGEGEEEGGVGTPDGSPLTTKVPEASKSHVTKEPEQTEPEQREPTPYPDERSFQYADIYEQMMLTGLGPACPTREPPLGAAGDWPPRVSTKEEAAGRDTSAEKELSSPVSPHRLQFDSPAFSYAALGGPTVPPRQEPEPGPSVDPDLTPPAVPPRVPIPQSKGPGSPLNGNILSCSPDRRTPSPKESGCGHWEDSTSDSELEKGAREQPEKEAQSPSPPHPMPAGPSTLWPESEAHTSPSADSHLGPARPSLDFPASAFGFSSLQPAPPQLPSPAEPRSAPCGSLAFSGDRALALAPGPPTRPRHDEYLEVTKAPSLDSSLPQLPSPSSPGAPLLSSLPRPASPALSEGSSSEATTPVISSVTERFPPGLEAAEQGSVELVPRMDPAVHGLWDLTPLSPAPPASLDMAPAPAASLPGEMDDGTLPCRLECSAAATEKPGPSQSPFGDCATNGPTETSPKPPGPVPAKAEKAEAEACPAWEHGAWPEGAERSSRPDTLLSPEQPLCPGEASGGQPRSVSPEIEAGPQGCAAEPRPHRGELSPSFLNPPLPRSTDDSELSTEEARLVGRGGRRRPGAPGATGGPCPVADETPPTSASDSGSSQSDSDVPPETEECPSITAEAVLDSDEDGDFLPVDKAGGVSGTHHPRPGHDPPPIPQPDPHPSPPRPDVCMADPEGLSSESGRVERLREKEKAQGRLGRRAPGRAKPASPVRRPDLRGKRSPTPGKGTADRASRVPPRPRSTPSQVTPAEEKDSHSPMSKGLVNGLKAGPTALGSKGGSGPPVYVDLAYIPNHCSGKTADLDFFRRVRASYYVVSGNDPANGEPSRAVLDALLEGKAQWGENLQVTLIPTHDTEVTREWYQQTHEQQQQLNVLVLASSSTVVMQDESFPACKIEF, from the exons ATGGATGGCGTGGCTGAGTTCTCCGAGTATGTCTCTGAGACTGTGGACGTGCCATCCCCCTTTGACCTGCTTGAGCCCCCCACCTCAGGGGGCTTCCTCAAGCTCTCCAAGCCTTGCTGCTACATCTTCCCTGGCGGCCGAGGGGACTCTGCCCTCTTCGCTGTTAATGGTTTCAACATCCTGGTGGATGGTGGCTCTGATCGCAAGTCCTGCTTCTGGAAGCTGGTGCGGCACCTAGATCGCATTGACTCGGTTTTACTCACCCACATCGGGGCAGACAACCTGCCAGGCATCAACGGACTCCTACAGCGCAAAGTGGCAGAACTGGAGGAGGAGCAGTCCCAGGGCTCCAGCAGCTACAGCGACTGGGTGAAGAACCTCATCTCCCCTGAGCTTGGAGTTGTCTTCTTTAACGTGCCCGATAAGCTGCGGCTGCCTGATGCCTCCCGGAAGGCCAAACGCAGCATTGAGGAGGCCTGCCTCACTCTGCAGCACCTGAACCGTCTGGGCATCCAGGCCGAGCCACTGTACCGTGTGGTCAGCAACACCATTGAGCCACTGACCCTCTTCCACAAAATGGGTGTGGGCCGGCTGGACATGTATGTCCTCAACCCGGTCAAAGACAGCAAGGAGATGCAGTTCCTCATGCAAAAGTGGGCAGGCAACAGTAAAGCTAAGACAGGCATCGTGCTGGCTAATGGGAAGGAGGCTGAGATCTCCGTGCCTTACCTGACCTCAATCACTGCTCTGGTGGTCTGGCTACCAGCCAACCCCACCGAGAAGATTGTGCGTGTGCTTTTTCCAGGGAATGCTCCCCAGAACAAGATCTTAGAGGGCCTGGAAAAGCTTCGGCATCTGGACTTCCTGCGCTACCCTGTGGCCACGCAGAAGGACCTGGCCACTGGGGCTGTGCCTGCCAACCTCAAACCCAGCAAAATCAAACAGCGGGCTGATAGCAAGGAAAGCCTCAAGGCCACAACCAAGACAGCTGTGAGCAAGCTGGCCAAACGGGAGGAGGTGGCCGAAGAGGGAGCCAAGGAGGCCCACTCAGAACTAGCCAAGGAATTAGCCAAGACAGAGAAGAAGGCAAAAGAGGCATCTGAGAAGCCCCCAGAGAAGCCTGCCAAGCCTGAGAGGGTGAAGACAGAGTCGAGTGAGGCACTGAAGGCAGAGAAGCGAAAGCTGATCAAAGACAAGGTGGGGAAGAAGCACCtgaaagaaaagatttcaaagctggaagaaaaaaaagacaaagagaaaaaagaaatcaagaaggagaggaaggagctcaagaaggatgaaggaaggaaggaggagaagaaggatgccaagaaggaggagaaaaggaaagataccAAGCCTGAGGTCAAAAAGGTTTCCAAGCCAGACCTGAAGCCCTTTACCCCTGAGGTGAGAAAGACCCTCTACAAAGCCAAGGCCCCTGCCAGAGTCAAGGCGGACAAGAGCCGGGCTGCCCGTGGGGAGAAGGAGCTGTCCTCTGAGCCCCGCATGACACCCCCAGCCCAGAAGGGGGCTGCACCACTTCCAACAGTCAGTGGCCACAGGGAGCTGGCCCTTTCTTCTCCAGAGGATCTCACCCAGGACTTTGAGGAGTTGAAGCGTGAGGAGAGGGGGTTGCTGGCTGAACAAAGGGACACAGGACTAGGAGAGAAACCACTGCCCCCCGACGCTGCAGAGGAGGGACCTCCAAGCACAGTGGCCCAAGAGACACCACCCTCTGTCCCAGGGCTGGAATCAGAAGAGCCTgtgatgaaggaaaaagaagttgTCCCAGACATCCCTGAGGAACCAGGCAGCAAGGACAGAGGCCCAGACTCTGGAGCTgaaacagaggaggagaaagataCCTGGGAGGAAAAGAAGCCAAAGGAAGGAGAGGGGCCCCTTGAAAGAACAGAAGCCAGAGAGGAAAGTGAACCTGAGGTAAAGGAGGATGTGATAGAGAAGGCTGAGTTAGAAGAAATGGAGGAGCTGCACCCATcagatgaggaggaagaggaagagacaaagGCTGAGGGATTTTACCAAAAACATATGCAAGAAGCCTTAAAGGTAACTCCAAGGGGCAGGGAGGCTCTTGGGGGCCGGGAACTGGGACTTCAAGGCAAGGCCCCTGAGAAGGAGGCCTCATCATTCCTAAGCAGCCTGGCTACCCCTGCAGGAGTCACTGAGCACGTCTCTTACATCCAGGACGAGACGATCCCTGGCTACTCAGAGACCGAGCAGACCATCTCAGATGAGGAGATCCATGATGAGCCCGAGGAGCGCCCAGCTCCACCTAGGTTTCCCACGGGTACCTATGACCTCCCTGGGCCTGAAGGTCCTGGCACCTTTGAGGCTAGCCAGCCTGCAGATGGTGCTGTTCTCGCCACCTCCGGCAAAAGCTATGGAGCGCCAGAGACCGAACTCACCTACCCCCCCAACATGGTAGCCGCCCCTCTGGCTGAAGAGGAGCACGTGTCCTCAGCCACCTCAATCACTGAGTGTGACAAGCTTTCTTCTTTTGCCACATCCGTGGCTGAGGACCAGTCCGTGGCTTCACTCACAGCTCCTCAGACAGAGGAGACAGGCAAGAGCTCCCTGCTGCTTGACACGGTCACAAGCATCCCTTCATCCCGCACTGAAGCCACTCAGGGCTTGGACTACGTGCCCTCAGCTGGTACCATCTCACCCACCTCCTCATTGGAAGAAGACAAGGGTTTCAAATCACCACCCTGTGAGGATTTCTCTGTGACCGGGGAATCAGAAAAGAGGGGAGAGACTGTAGGGAGAGGCTTGCCTGGAGAGAGAGctgtggaagaggaagaggaggaggctgcAAATGTACAGATGTCTGAGAAACTTCACGACCAGTATGGAGCCCCAGTGTTTGCTGCCCCTGGGCACACCCTACATCCAGGGGAACCAGCCCTTGGAGAAATGGAGGAGCGCTGCCTCAGCCCAGATGACAGCACAGTGAAGATGGCCTCTCCTCCAGCATCTGGCCCACCCAGTGCAACCCACACACCCTTTCATCAGTCCCCAGTGGAAGAAAAGTCTGAGCCCCAAGACTTCCAGGAAGCCGACTCCTGGGGAGATACTAAGCGTACACCAGGTGTGGGCAAGGAAGATGCTGCAGAGGAGACAGTCAAGCCAGGGCCTGAAGAAGGCACATTCGAGGAGGAAGGAACGGTGTCTCCTCCCAGGAGCCCCCAGGCCCAAGAAGAGCCCCTCAGCATTGCTGGGGGACAGGTAGGCTGCACCATCCAACTGCTGCCAGAACAGGACAAAGCAATAGTCTTTGAGACTTTGGAGGCAGGAGAGCCCACAGGCCCAATTCTGGAAACAGAAGCTGTTCCCAGAGATTTGGGAACATCAGTCCAAGAACCCAGTGAACCTCAGAAAGATGAAGTACTCCAGTTTCCTGACCGAGGCCTCTCCCCTGGAGAGGCAGAGTCCCTCTCTGTCCTCAGCGTGGTCTCCCCAGACACTGCCAACCAAGAAGCCATCCCTAGGTCTCCCTGTGGCCTGACAGAGCAGCACCTACACAAAGATCTTTGGCCACAAGTATCTCCAGAAGATACCCGGTCACTTTCTTTCTCAGAAGAGAGTCCTAGCAAGGAGACCTCTCTGGATATCTCTTCTAAGCAGCTGTCTCCAGAAAGCCTTGGCACCCTCCAGTTTGGGGAACTAAgcctaggaaaggaagaaaaggggccTCTGATGCAGGCCGAAGACACCTCCCATCACCCAGCCCCTGTATCTATTCCAGAGCCCTGTGCAACCACGGTGTCACCTCCCACAGATGGGACCAGTGGATACTCTGCACAGGCAGACATCACAGATGAGAGCCCTGATGGAAAATTCCCTGCCAGCTCCTTCTCTCACTCTGCACTGTTAGGAGATGGGAAGCACTTACCTGGAGTGATAACAAGCCCTGATGAACACATTCTGACACCTGATAGCTCCCTCACCAAGAGTCCTGAGTCTTTGCCAAGCCCTTCCATGGAGGATATTGCCATGGAATGGGAAGGCAAAGTTCCAGAGTTGAAAGACAGAACCCCagagcagaaggagaagggaCCTGAGCCAACAGATGAAGTCCTACAGCAGAAGGACAAGACTCTGGAGCACAAGGATATTGTCACAGAGCAGAAGGATACAGCCATCGATCAGAAAGATGAGGTTCTGGAAGAAAGGGACAAAGCTGTGGAACAGCAGGATAAAAGTttagaacaaaaaggcagagccTTAGAACAAAGGGACACAGCCAAGGAACAGAAGGAGAAGGCCCCTGaagcaaaagacaaagacttagaaccaaaagacagagatttAGAACTAACAGACAGAGACTTAGAACCAAAAGACAAGGCCCTGGAACAGGAGGACAAGGtcccagaagaaaaagatgaaacttTAGAACAAAAAGTCGGAGATTCTGAACATAAAGACAAGGTTCCAGAGGACAAGGTCCCTGAACTGATGGGTAAGGCCTTAGAACAGACAGACAAAGCCCCTGAGCAGCACAAGGCCCCAGAACCAAAGGACAAGGCCTTGGAAAAGAAGGATCAGGCTTTAGAACAAAAATACTGGGTCTTAGAACAGAAGGGGGAAGCCCTGGAACAAAACATTAATGCTGATGAACAAAAAGGCAAGACCgtggaagagaagggcaaagccCAGGAGCAGGAGAGCCCTGTGCAGGAGGATAAAACCATGACCCCAAAGGAGATGATCCTAGAGAAAAAATCTCCAGAAAAAGTCAAGGCTGTGGAGCAAAAGGAAGAAGCTCTGCTGGAGAAGACCAAAGCTCTGGGGCTGGAAGAGAGCCCCAGGCGGGAGCAGGAAGAGAAGTACTGGAAGGAGCAGGATGTGGTCCAGGAGTGGCGGAAAACGTCTCCAACCAGAGGGGAGCCAGTAGGAGAACAGAAAGAGCCTGCCCAGACATGGGAGGACACATCTCCTGAGCAGGAGGACAGGTACTGGAGGGACAGAGAGGATGTGGTCCTGGAACAGGACACATACTGGGGGGAGCTGAGCTGTGAGCGGAAGATCTGGTTCCCTCATGTGCTGGGTGGCCCTGGGGCCCGGCCACGGTATGCAGAAGAGAGGGAGAGCACTTTCCTCGATGAGGGGCCAGATGATGAGCCAGAAGTGCCCCCCTTGGAGCGTACACCTCAGAGCCCCTGGGCCTCAGACTTCAAGGGCTTCAAGGAGCCCTCACCACAGAAGGGGCTGGAGGTGGAACGCTGGCTCGCTGAATCACCAGTTGGCCTGCCACCAGAGGAAGAGGACAAGCTGACTCGCTCCCCTTTCGAGATCATCTCTCCTCCGGCCTCTCCACCTGAGATGGTTGGACAGAGGGTTCCGCCAGCCCAAGGACAAGTGAGCCCTATCCCAGAGCCTAAGCCCATGCCACCGATGAGGACTGAATCCACCACCCCGTCATGGCTGGCTGACATCCCTCCATGGGTGCCCAAGGACAGACCCTTGCCGCCAgcacccctctccccagctccagctcccCCAACACCTGCCCCAGAGCCACACACTCCTGTGCCTTTCTCATGGGGCACAGCTGAGTATGACAGTGGGGTTACTGCTGTGCAGGAGAGCACAGCTGAGTTGGAAGGGGGGCCGTACTCCCCTCTAGGGAAGGACTACCGAAAGGccgaaggggaaggggaagaagaaggtgGGGTTGGAACTCCTGATGGCAGCCCCCTCACCACAAAGGTCCCAGAGGCCAGCAAGAGCCATGTCACCAAGGAGCCTGAGCAGACTGAGCCAGAGCAGAGAGAGCCCACGCCCTACCCTGATGAGAGGAGCTTTCAATATGCAGACATCTATGAGCAGATGATGCTCACTGGGCTGGGCCCCGCCTGCCCCACTAGAGAGCCTCCGCTTGGAGCCGCCGGGGATTGGCCCCCACGCGTCTCAACCAAGGAAGAGGCTGCTGGCCGAGACACATCTGCAGAGAAGGAGCTTTCATCTCCTGTCTCACCCCATCGCCTCCAGTTCGACAGTCCAGCCTTCAGCTATGCAGCTCTGGGGGGACCCACTGTACCCCCCAGGCAGGAGCCTGAGCCAGGGCCAAGTGTGGATCCCGACCTCACCCCACCTGCAGTACCACCCCGTGTCCCTATTCCCCAGAGCAAAGGCCCAGGCTCTCCTCTTAATGGTAACATCCTGAGCTGTAGCCCAGATAGGAGAACCCCTTCCCCCAAGGAATCAGGCTGTGGCCACTGGGAGGACAGTACTAGTGACTCGGAGCTTGAGAAGGGGGCTCGGGAGCAGCCGGAAAAAGAGGCCCAGTCCCCAAGTCCCCCTCACCCCATGCCTGCAGGCCCCTCCACGTTGTGGCCTGAAAGTGAGGCACATACCAGCCCTTCCGCGGACTCACACCTGGGTCCTGCCCGACCCAGCCTGGACTTCCCTGCTTCAGCCTTTGGCTTCTCCTCATTGCAGCCAGCTCCTCCACAGCTGCCCTCTCCGGCGGAACCCCGCTCAGCACCCTGTGGGTCTCTTGCCTTCTCTGGGGACCGAGCTTTAGCTCTGGCTCCAGGGCCCCCCACCAGACCCCGGCACGATGAGTACCTGGAAGTTACCAAGGCTCCCAGCCTGGACTCCTCACTGCCCCAGCTCCCATCACCCAGCTCTCCTGGGGCCCCTCTCCTCTCCAGTCTGCCACgacctgcctccccagccctctcTGAAGGCTCCTCTTCAGAGGCCACCACACCTGTGATTTCGAGTGTGACTGAGCGcttccctcctggcctggagGCTGCAGAACAAGGGTCTGTAGAGCTGGTCCCAAGAATGGACCCAGCAGTCCACGGCCTCTGGGACCTCACTCCTCTGAGCCCCGCACCTCCAGCTTCACTGGACATGGCCCCAGCTCCAGCTGCAAGCCTGCCTGGAGAAATGGATGATGGCACCCTGCCCTGCCGCCTAGAGTGCTCAGCGGCAGCCACTGAGAAGCCAGGCCCCTCACAGAGTCCCTTTGGGGATTGTGCCACCAATGGCCCAACTGAAACCAGCCCCAAGCCCCCAGGCCCTGTCCCAGCCAAGGCTGAGAAGGCAGAGGCTGAGGCCTGCCCTGCCTGGGAACATGGGGCCTGGCCTGAGGGAGCTGAAAGGAGCTCCAGGCCTGACACGCTGCTGTCCCCTGAGCAACCACTGTGCCCTGGAGAGGCCTCTGGAGGCCAGCCTAGAAGTGTCTCCCCTGAGATTGAGGCTGGGCCCCAGGGATGTGCTGCTGAGCCCCGGCCACATCGTGGGGAGCTCTCCCCGTCTTTCCTAAACCCGCCTCTGCCTCGATCCACGGATGACAGTGAGCTCTCAACTGAGGAAGCTCGGCTGGTAGGGAGAGGGGGGCGGCGCCGGCCCGGGGCCCCTGGGGCCACAGGGGGTCCATGCCCCGTGGCAGATGAGACACCCCCGACGTCAGCCAGTGACTCAGGCTCCTCACAGTCAGATTCTGACGTTCCGCCAGAAACTGAGGAGTGTCCATCCATCACAGCTGAGGCAGTCCTTGACTCAGATGAAGATGGGGACTTCTTGCCTGTGGACAAAGCTGGTGGGGTCAGTGGAACTCACCATCCCAGGCCTGGCCATGACCCACCCCCTATCCCCCAGCCAGACCCACACCCATCTCCTCCCCGCCCAGATGTGTGCATGGCTGACCCCGAGGGGCTCAGCTCTGAGTCTGGAAGGGTAGAGAGGCTACGGGAGAAGGAGAAGGCACAGGGGAGATTAGGCCGTAGGGCCCCAGGCAGAGCCAAGCCAGCCTCTCCTGTCAGGCGTCCGGATCTTCGGGGAAAACGCTCGCCCACCCCTGGTAAAGGGACTGCTGATCGAGCATCCCGGGTCCCACCCAGACCACGCAGCACTCCAAGCCAGGTCACCCCAGCAGAGGAAAAGGATTCACACAGCCCCATGTCCAAGGGTCTAGTCAACGGACTCAAGGCAGGACCAA CAGCCTTGGGCTCCAAGGGTGGCTCTGGCCCCCCGGTATATGTGGATCTTGCCTATATCCCGAATCATTGCAGTGGCAAGACTGCTGACCTTGACTTCTTCCGACGAGTGCGTGCATCCTACTATGTGGTCAGTGGGAATGACCCTGCCAATGGCGAGCCGAGCCGGGCTGTGCTGGATGCCCTGCTGGAGGGCAAGGCCCAGTGGGGGGAGAATCTTCAG GTGACTCTCATCCCTACTCATGACACAGAGGTGACTCGTGAGTGGTACCAGCAGACTCATGAGCAGCAGCAACAACTGAATGTTCTGGTCCTGGCTAGCAGCAGCACCGTGGTCATGCAGGATGAGTCCTTCCCGGCCTGCAAGATTGAGTTCTGA